In one window of Zhongshania aliphaticivorans DNA:
- a CDS encoding S-methyl-5'-thioinosine phosphorylase: protein MTKTIAVIGGTGLCDWPGAEVLDETAIETEYGAPSSLLQRIRYEGAEFLFLARHGKGHQIPPHAINYRANVAALKKAGVDALVAVNAVGGISERFVTGVIAIPNQINDYTWGREHTFFDGSNGKVEHIDFSYPYSQDLRSRLANAAVDADIAFEDYGVYAVTQGPRLETAAEISRLARDGNDIVGMTAMPEASLAREVGIEYASVALVVNPGAGLSDNIITMEDIQTVIDTGMLQVKSILAHCIAAY, encoded by the coding sequence ATGACAAAAACGATTGCCGTAATCGGCGGTACTGGGCTGTGTGATTGGCCGGGTGCTGAAGTATTGGATGAAACTGCTATAGAAACAGAATATGGCGCCCCAAGTTCATTATTACAGCGTATCCGCTACGAGGGTGCCGAGTTTCTTTTTTTAGCACGTCATGGCAAGGGGCATCAAATTCCGCCACATGCTATTAATTATAGAGCGAATGTGGCGGCCCTAAAAAAGGCTGGGGTTGATGCCTTGGTTGCTGTTAATGCAGTGGGGGGGATAAGTGAGCGATTTGTCACTGGGGTGATTGCGATTCCCAACCAAATTAATGATTATACTTGGGGGCGAGAGCATACATTTTTTGATGGTAGTAATGGCAAGGTGGAGCACATCGATTTTAGTTACCCCTATAGCCAGGATTTAAGGTCTCGCCTCGCAAATGCGGCGGTTGATGCTGATATTGCATTTGAAGACTATGGCGTTTATGCCGTAACACAGGGGCCGCGTTTAGAAACGGCGGCAGAGATTAGCCGTTTAGCCCGTGATGGAAACGATATTGTTGGGATGACGGCGATGCCTGAGGCAAGTCTAGCCCGAGAAGTAGGCATTGAATATGCGTCGGTAGCGCTTGTCGTTAACCCAGGTGCGGGCTTAAGCGACAACATTATTACCATGGAAGATATTCAGACTGTCATCGATACCGGCATGCTGCAAGTTAAATCTATTCTCGCGCATTGTATCGCGGCTTATTGA
- a CDS encoding CsiV family protein translates to MKTLKRRPNLQQPYVVVALFILLSASNMAFSQNDSRFHIDLVVFANNDPSNRYEEDWPDNLHLRYPRNWVRIDNSGNSLQKVDYMDPEFEKTLKSLRLSSRYKPLIQASWQQDLKSRKNAPAILIQGGRQYGNHYELEGYLRVAVERYLHVDTNLWLSSFGSQAGNYYLPRQPLRFDEPEEESPFIDEDFESSPEYAKFLEQNPSRTQTLSQTPVQAQNNDYPIEQIVVMKQQRRMRSDELHFIDHPRFGLIIKVTKIKTKPVESEPGSVNAAQ, encoded by the coding sequence ATGAAAACGCTTAAGCGACGACCAAACCTCCAACAGCCCTATGTTGTGGTCGCCCTATTCATATTGCTATCGGCCAGCAACATGGCCTTTAGCCAAAACGACAGTCGCTTCCATATTGATCTTGTCGTATTTGCCAACAACGATCCCTCAAATCGGTACGAGGAAGACTGGCCAGACAACCTTCACCTCCGCTACCCTCGTAACTGGGTTCGCATAGACAACAGTGGCAATTCCTTACAAAAAGTTGACTATATGGACCCAGAGTTTGAAAAGACGCTTAAATCATTGCGCCTGTCGTCCCGCTACAAACCGCTTATCCAAGCCAGTTGGCAACAAGATTTAAAATCACGAAAAAATGCACCCGCCATCCTTATTCAAGGCGGCCGACAATACGGTAATCATTACGAATTAGAGGGATATCTCCGTGTTGCCGTAGAACGCTACCTTCATGTGGACACCAATTTATGGCTAAGTAGTTTCGGTAGCCAGGCAGGCAATTACTATCTACCGCGCCAACCCCTGCGATTTGACGAGCCAGAAGAAGAGTCCCCATTTATTGATGAGGACTTTGAATCTAGCCCAGAGTACGCCAAATTTCTTGAGCAAAACCCAAGCCGCACTCAAACATTGAGTCAAACTCCGGTGCAAGCACAAAATAATGACTACCCCATTGAACAAATAGTCGTAATGAAGCAGCAGCGCCGGATGCGAAGTGACGAATTACACTTTATTGATCACCCTCGCTTTGGGCTCATTATCAAAGTGACCAAGATAAAAACAAAACCTGTAGAGAGTGAGCCAGGTTCTGTAAACGCGGCTCAATAA
- the mfd gene encoding transcription-repair coupling factor: MIELPTIVNPPKGGALHWGNIPSASHGLIAAELAKSVDAPILLLTADTASAYQLEQNLRFFCDSLIVRLLPDWETLPYDNFSPHEDIVSERLRTLSELITMKRGILVAPITTLMQRIAPPDYINKHSLDLNIGQTLDIDAFRQQLEKSGYHHVDTVYQHGEYASRGAIIDIFPMGSELPYRIDLLDDEIDSLRCFDPETQRGIDSVKQIKLLPGKELPLDENGIALFRRQWHEKFNVDHRKCPTYQDVSDGIAPAGIEYYLPLFFEQTGTLFDFLPSNSWLLTTAGIEAAAEHYWHDVQQRYEQRIGDIYRPILPPAEVFQTVPELFSRLKNYPRVTISNDTLPKTATAFNFAINTVPSLTVDSKQDDPIRSLREYCQNRRVLFCAESAGRREALIELLTRHKLKPKAVNGWQDFANGKDTLNITVAPLDEGIACTSVKPFALIAESELFGKRVSQSRRRKKSTNTAENVVKNLAELRIGAPVVHADHGVGRYLGLQSIDIDDQANEFLSLEYADGAKLYVPVTSLQLISRYSGADDDLAPLHRLGTDQWSKAKRKAAEKIRDVAAELLDIYARREARQGRSFALSDEDYYEFANAFPFEETPDQQTAIEAVVGDLKSSKPMDRLVCGDVGFGKTEVAVRAAFVAVQNHTQVAILVPTTLLAQQHFESFRDRFAELPVNIEVLSRFRSAAEQKTVIADLAAGKVDILIGTHKLLGNDISYSNLGLVIIDEEHRFGVRQKEALKNIRAEVDVLTLTATPIPRTLNMSMAGIRDLSIIATPPARRLSVKTFVRESDPALIKESILREILRGGQVYYLHNDVKTIEKTARDLQEMIPELRIGIGHGQMRERELEQVMSDFYHKRHNILVCSTIIETGIDVPNANTIIIDRADKFGLAQLHQLRGRVGRSHHQAYAYLLTPPTKQLTGDAEKRLTAISEADDLGAGFTLATQDMEIRGAGELLGEGQSGQIHTIGFTLYMDMLDRAVQAIKAGKKINLENSDDDHIEVNLRLPALIPDEYLPDVQSRLMLYKRIAGAVNSEALRELQVEMIDRFGLLPNQVKNLFRCAELRLQAVSLGLSKIEASGQSGRIEFAEDTSVEPLSLVQMVQSAPATYQLDGATALKFKYPMEETSQRFEFIESLLTKLAPKR, from the coding sequence GTGATTGAACTACCCACCATCGTAAATCCGCCAAAAGGCGGAGCCCTTCACTGGGGAAATATACCCTCTGCAAGTCACGGTTTAATTGCCGCAGAGTTAGCTAAATCAGTAGATGCGCCCATTTTGCTGTTGACGGCGGATACAGCATCCGCTTATCAACTCGAACAAAATTTACGTTTTTTTTGTGACAGCTTAATCGTCAGGCTGCTCCCAGACTGGGAAACCCTACCCTACGATAATTTTTCGCCCCATGAAGACATTGTTTCAGAGCGCTTACGCACCCTTAGCGAACTCATAACAATGAAACGCGGTATTCTAGTCGCCCCCATTACCACCCTAATGCAGCGAATCGCACCGCCAGACTATATCAACAAGCACAGCTTAGACCTGAATATAGGACAGACCTTAGATATTGATGCGTTTCGTCAGCAATTAGAAAAAAGTGGTTACCATCATGTCGATACCGTTTATCAACATGGTGAATATGCCAGTCGCGGCGCAATAATCGATATTTTCCCCATGGGCAGTGAACTGCCCTACCGTATAGATTTACTTGACGATGAGATTGATAGCCTGCGTTGTTTTGACCCAGAAACCCAGCGCGGTATAGATTCAGTCAAGCAAATAAAATTACTACCAGGAAAAGAACTGCCATTAGATGAAAATGGCATCGCGCTTTTTCGACGGCAATGGCATGAAAAATTTAATGTTGACCATCGGAAATGCCCAACCTATCAAGATGTCAGTGACGGGATAGCGCCAGCGGGCATAGAATACTATTTACCCTTATTCTTTGAGCAGACCGGTACCTTATTCGATTTTCTCCCCAGCAATAGCTGGTTACTCACAACGGCTGGAATTGAGGCCGCTGCAGAACATTATTGGCATGACGTACAGCAACGTTACGAACAGCGGATTGGAGACATATATCGCCCCATTCTTCCCCCAGCCGAAGTTTTCCAAACCGTACCTGAACTATTTTCGCGCTTAAAAAACTACCCACGCGTGACGATCAGCAATGACACTCTCCCCAAAACAGCAACGGCCTTTAATTTTGCCATTAACACGGTCCCGTCACTGACCGTAGACAGCAAACAAGACGACCCTATCCGCAGCCTAAGGGAGTACTGCCAAAACCGACGGGTCCTTTTTTGCGCAGAATCTGCCGGCCGAAGAGAAGCATTAATAGAGCTACTAACTCGCCACAAACTCAAACCAAAAGCCGTTAACGGCTGGCAAGACTTTGCCAACGGCAAAGACACGCTTAACATTACGGTCGCGCCACTAGATGAAGGTATTGCTTGCACCTCAGTCAAGCCCTTTGCATTAATTGCCGAGTCAGAGCTATTCGGCAAACGAGTATCACAAAGTCGGCGACGCAAAAAATCGACTAACACCGCTGAAAATGTCGTTAAAAACCTAGCGGAGCTACGTATTGGCGCACCAGTGGTTCATGCCGACCACGGTGTCGGTCGCTATTTAGGCCTGCAAAGTATAGATATAGATGATCAAGCCAATGAGTTTTTGAGCCTAGAATATGCAGACGGCGCAAAATTGTATGTGCCCGTTACTTCTCTACAATTGATAAGCCGTTATAGCGGCGCAGATGATGACCTAGCACCCCTACACCGGCTTGGCACCGACCAATGGAGCAAGGCCAAGCGTAAAGCGGCAGAAAAGATTAGAGATGTTGCCGCAGAACTTCTCGACATTTATGCACGACGGGAAGCCCGCCAAGGGCGATCATTTGCGTTAAGTGACGAAGATTATTACGAATTCGCCAACGCCTTTCCCTTTGAAGAGACACCCGACCAACAAACCGCCATTGAAGCTGTTGTTGGCGATTTAAAATCCAGCAAACCCATGGATAGACTGGTTTGTGGCGATGTTGGTTTTGGCAAGACTGAAGTGGCAGTTAGAGCGGCATTTGTTGCCGTACAAAACCACACCCAAGTAGCCATTTTGGTGCCAACCACCCTGCTTGCTCAGCAACATTTTGAGTCATTTCGTGACCGCTTTGCCGAATTACCGGTGAATATTGAAGTGCTCTCACGGTTTCGCAGTGCCGCTGAACAAAAAACGGTGATCGCAGATCTCGCTGCAGGTAAAGTTGATATTCTAATTGGCACTCATAAGCTCCTTGGCAACGATATCAGCTATAGCAACCTAGGCTTGGTCATTATCGACGAGGAGCATCGCTTTGGTGTACGCCAAAAAGAAGCACTTAAAAACATTCGCGCCGAAGTCGATGTACTCACCCTCACCGCGACACCGATTCCACGAACCTTAAATATGTCGATGGCGGGTATTCGCGATTTATCAATCATTGCGACTCCGCCAGCACGACGACTTTCGGTAAAAACCTTTGTGCGGGAATCAGATCCAGCGCTCATAAAAGAGTCCATACTCCGTGAAATTCTTCGCGGCGGTCAGGTGTATTACCTTCACAATGATGTGAAAACCATTGAAAAAACAGCGCGGGATTTACAAGAAATGATCCCCGAGCTGCGTATTGGTATTGGCCACGGGCAAATGCGTGAGCGAGAGCTGGAACAGGTAATGAGTGATTTTTATCACAAACGTCACAATATATTGGTTTGCTCAACCATTATCGAAACGGGTATAGACGTACCTAATGCAAATACCATCATTATTGATCGCGCCGACAAGTTTGGGCTTGCACAACTACACCAATTGCGAGGCAGGGTTGGTCGCTCACACCATCAAGCTTACGCCTATCTCCTAACCCCTCCTACCAAACAATTAACAGGCGATGCAGAAAAACGTTTGACGGCCATCAGCGAAGCCGACGATCTCGGCGCGGGCTTTACCCTTGCCACTCAAGACATGGAAATCCGCGGCGCTGGCGAACTCCTCGGTGAGGGCCAAAGCGGTCAAATACACACTATAGGTTTTACCCTCTATATGGACATGCTGGACCGTGCGGTTCAAGCAATTAAGGCCGGAAAAAAAATCAACTTAGAAAATAGTGACGACGATCATATTGAAGTCAATTTACGCCTGCCCGCCCTTATTCCTGACGAATACCTCCCCGACGTACAAAGCCGCCTAATGCTGTATAAACGTATTGCCGGTGCAGTTAACAGTGAGGCTTTAAGAGAGTTGCAGGTTGAAATGATTGATCGCTTCGGCCTACTTCCAAATCAAGTTAAAAACCTGTTCCGCTGTGCGGAGTTAAGACTGCAAGCGGTATCACTTGGGCTCAGTAAAATTGAAGCATCAGGGCAATCTGGGCGGATTGAATTTGCTGAAGATACTAGCGTAGAACCATTGAGCCTAGTGCAGATGGTACAATCTGCACCAGCAACTTATCAGCTAGACGGGGCTACCGCGCTTAAATTTAAATACCCCATGGAAGAAACATCACAACGTTTTGAATTTATAGAATCACTGCTAACAAAGCTAGCGCCAAAACGATAG
- a CDS encoding glyceraldehyde-3-phosphate dehydrogenase, whose protein sequence is MTERRRERPDDYFADWKEREALAEGMIPLIGKLYRANNVKTYIYGKNLVNLSVLDIMQAHRFVRQVEQNELSEFETFPIIQALATLDLGTAHIDAGRIAVAYEETGKPAGQSVEEFVRSQVSDLIGGSKEPVRPARDVVLYGFGRIGRLVARLLIEKAGGGENLRLKAVVVRQGGAENDLVKRVSLLRRDSVHGPFNGTIRVDEERQSFVANGVEVKVIYANSPSEVDYTKYGINDAILVDNTGKWRDAEGLSTHLACPGISKVILTAPGKGDMKNIVHGVNSDDILPTDTIISAASCTTNAIAPPLKVLDDKFGVDSGHVETVHSYTNDQNLIDNYHKGDRRGRSAPLNMVISETGAAKAVGKVLPQLLGKLSGNAIRVPTPNVSLAILKLNLKTETTVEELNEFMRRVALHSPLRKQIDYSNSPEVVSSDFVGSRHACVFDSEATIVKGNTAVLYCWYDNEFGYSCQVHRILEQMAGVDYAVYPQD, encoded by the coding sequence GTGACTGAAAGAAGACGTGAGCGTCCTGATGATTACTTCGCCGATTGGAAAGAGCGCGAAGCATTAGCAGAGGGGATGATTCCCCTTATTGGTAAGTTGTACCGAGCCAATAATGTTAAGACCTATATCTATGGTAAAAATCTAGTAAACCTGTCGGTTCTAGATATTATGCAAGCGCACCGTTTTGTGCGTCAGGTAGAGCAAAACGAACTCTCAGAGTTTGAGACTTTCCCCATTATTCAGGCGCTAGCAACCTTAGACTTGGGTACTGCACATATAGATGCTGGCCGTATAGCCGTAGCTTACGAGGAAACCGGCAAGCCTGCTGGCCAGTCGGTAGAAGAGTTTGTTCGCAGTCAAGTTAGTGATTTGATCGGCGGTTCTAAAGAGCCAGTCCGTCCAGCTCGCGATGTCGTACTCTACGGTTTTGGACGTATTGGCCGTTTAGTTGCGCGTTTATTAATCGAGAAGGCGGGTGGGGGTGAGAATTTACGCCTTAAAGCAGTAGTTGTACGCCAAGGCGGTGCAGAAAACGACCTGGTTAAGCGTGTAAGCTTATTGCGTCGCGACTCAGTTCACGGCCCATTTAACGGTACAATTCGGGTTGATGAAGAACGTCAATCATTTGTGGCTAATGGCGTTGAAGTTAAGGTGATTTATGCTAATTCACCTTCTGAAGTTGATTATACAAAATATGGCATTAACGACGCTATTCTGGTTGATAACACCGGTAAGTGGCGTGACGCTGAAGGTTTGTCTACTCATTTGGCGTGCCCAGGTATTTCCAAGGTTATTTTAACCGCACCTGGCAAAGGTGATATGAAGAATATCGTTCACGGTGTTAATAGTGACGATATCCTTCCTACAGACACCATCATCTCTGCTGCGAGCTGTACGACTAATGCCATCGCACCACCATTGAAAGTTTTAGATGATAAATTTGGTGTAGATAGCGGACACGTAGAAACTGTCCACTCTTATACTAATGATCAAAACTTGATCGATAATTACCACAAAGGCGACCGTCGTGGCCGCAGTGCGCCATTGAATATGGTTATCTCTGAAACAGGGGCGGCAAAGGCTGTTGGTAAAGTTTTGCCTCAGTTACTTGGAAAGCTTAGTGGTAATGCGATTCGCGTACCGACACCTAATGTGTCTTTGGCGATTCTAAAGTTGAATTTGAAAACTGAAACGACGGTCGAAGAATTGAACGAGTTTATGCGCCGAGTGGCATTGCATTCGCCATTGCGTAAGCAGATTGATTATTCAAATTCACCTGAAGTTGTATCCAGCGATTTTGTTGGCTCGCGTCACGCCTGTGTTTTTGATAGTGAAGCGACTATTGTCAAAGGCAATACTGCAGTCTTGTACTGCTGGTATGACAATGAATTTGGTTATAGCTGCCAGGTTCATCGTATTCTTGAACAAATGGCCGGCGTTGATTACGCGGTATATCCTCAGGATTAG
- a CDS encoding Na(+)-translocating NADH-quinone reductase subunit A, with amino-acid sequence MIKITRGLDLPISGVPDQRIELGSKVRSVAVVGFDYIGMKPTMAVKTGDRVKTGQVLFTDKKNEGVRYTSPATGLISAINRGEKRVLQSVVIDVEEDEFESFAQYDASSLATLTAEQVTENLVESGLWTAFRTRPFSRVPSIGSNPAAIFVTAIDTHPLAGDPAVIIAKSEQDFSNGLELLCRLTTGKVHLCVAPDSNVPSLDNDQLHVAEFGGVHPAGLAGTHIHFLEGASASKVVWSIGYQDVIAIGKLFTTGKLSPERVVSLAGPQVEKPRLLETRLGVSLDELCAGQVLPGDNRVISGSVLGGRTARGATAFLGRYHNQVTVLAEGNHREFMGWLSPGVAKHSSLRIYLSQFLNKRIPYTTNTNGSERAMVPVGAYEKVMPLDILPTQLLRSLIVGDTQVAQTLGCLELDEEDLALCTYVCPGKYEYGPILRDNLSRIEKEG; translated from the coding sequence ATGATCAAAATTACCAGGGGACTGGATTTGCCCATCTCGGGCGTACCCGATCAGCGTATAGAGCTTGGCTCAAAAGTGCGCTCGGTCGCGGTGGTCGGCTTTGATTACATCGGAATGAAGCCAACTATGGCTGTTAAGACCGGTGATCGTGTTAAAACAGGCCAAGTACTATTTACTGACAAAAAAAATGAAGGGGTGCGTTATACGTCACCAGCAACCGGGCTTATTTCTGCGATTAATCGCGGTGAAAAGCGGGTACTTCAGTCAGTAGTTATTGATGTGGAAGAGGATGAGTTCGAGAGTTTTGCGCAGTATGACGCATCTTCTCTGGCTACTCTCACTGCGGAACAAGTTACAGAGAATCTTGTTGAATCTGGTCTTTGGACCGCGTTTCGCACTCGACCGTTCAGCCGTGTGCCCAGTATTGGGAGCAACCCCGCAGCTATTTTCGTCACGGCAATTGATACCCATCCATTAGCTGGTGACCCTGCGGTGATTATTGCAAAATCAGAACAAGATTTTAGCAATGGTCTCGAGTTGCTATGCCGTTTAACAACGGGCAAGGTTCACTTGTGTGTTGCTCCAGATAGCAATGTCCCAAGTTTAGATAATGATCAACTACATGTGGCAGAGTTTGGCGGTGTTCATCCGGCGGGCTTGGCGGGTACGCATATCCACTTCTTGGAAGGGGCTAGCGCTAGCAAGGTTGTCTGGTCGATTGGCTATCAAGACGTGATCGCGATTGGCAAATTGTTTACCACCGGTAAACTAAGCCCTGAACGCGTGGTATCTCTTGCAGGTCCACAGGTTGAAAAACCTCGCTTGCTTGAAACCCGCTTGGGTGTCAGCCTTGATGAGCTTTGTGCTGGCCAAGTTTTACCTGGTGATAATCGTGTGATATCGGGTTCAGTATTGGGCGGCCGTACTGCGCGAGGTGCAACGGCATTCTTGGGACGCTACCACAATCAAGTAACGGTATTGGCGGAAGGTAATCATCGCGAGTTCATGGGGTGGTTGTCGCCTGGCGTGGCGAAACACTCTTCCTTGCGTATTTATTTGTCGCAGTTTTTAAACAAACGTATTCCTTATACTACTAATACCAATGGTAGTGAGCGTGCGATGGTGCCGGTAGGTGCTTATGAGAAAGTTATGCCGCTGGATATTCTGCCGACCCAATTGTTGCGGTCATTAATTGTTGGCGACACCCAGGTGGCTCAAACCTTGGGATGTTTGGAGTTGGACGAGGAAGACCTTGCGCTGTGCACCTATGTTTGCCCCGGCAAATATGAGTATGGCCCGATCCTTCGCGACAATTTAAGCCGCATAGAGAAGGAGGGTTAA
- a CDS encoding NADH:ubiquinone reductase (Na(+)-transporting) subunit B, with product MGLRKILDDIEPHFEKGGRYEKWYALYEAADTIFYSPSSVTKTNAHVRDGVDLKRIMITVWFCAFPAMFYGMWNIGFQANQIMLDTGLAAGEGWRHVMISMMAGYDPSSIWDNFWHGFWYFIPVYAVTFVVGGFWEVLFAMKRGHEVNEGFFVTSILFALICPPSIPLWQVALGISFGVVVGKEVFGGTGKNFLNPALAGRAFLFFAYPAQMSGDAVWTAVDGFTGATPLSIVASDGLAVLEQQMSWMDAFIGNMHGSMGEVSTLAILIGGGVLLWTGIASWRIVAGVLIGMFALTTLFNALDSGSNLMMAMPWHWHLVLGGFAFGMMFMATDPVSASMTNTGKWAYGALIGMMVVLIRVVNPAFPEGMMLAILFANLFAPLIDHFVVQANIKRRLARG from the coding sequence ATGGGGTTAAGAAAAATTCTCGATGATATAGAACCGCATTTTGAAAAAGGTGGCCGTTACGAAAAATGGTATGCGCTTTACGAAGCCGCCGATACCATTTTTTATTCACCGTCGTCTGTTACCAAAACAAATGCCCATGTTCGCGATGGTGTAGATCTTAAGCGTATTATGATCACCGTTTGGTTTTGTGCCTTTCCTGCGATGTTCTACGGAATGTGGAATATTGGTTTTCAGGCTAATCAAATCATGCTTGATACTGGCCTTGCTGCAGGTGAGGGCTGGCGCCATGTAATGATTTCGATGATGGCGGGTTATGACCCGAGCAGTATTTGGGATAATTTCTGGCACGGCTTTTGGTACTTTATTCCTGTTTATGCTGTGACCTTCGTGGTTGGTGGCTTTTGGGAAGTATTGTTCGCCATGAAACGTGGCCATGAGGTCAACGAAGGCTTCTTTGTCACCTCTATCTTGTTTGCACTTATATGCCCGCCAAGTATCCCACTTTGGCAAGTTGCACTTGGGATTAGTTTTGGTGTTGTCGTTGGTAAAGAAGTATTTGGTGGAACTGGCAAAAACTTTCTTAACCCGGCACTGGCTGGTCGTGCATTCTTGTTCTTTGCTTATCCTGCCCAAATGTCAGGGGACGCAGTGTGGACTGCCGTTGATGGTTTCACCGGTGCAACACCGCTGTCCATTGTCGCAAGTGACGGTTTAGCTGTGTTAGAGCAGCAAATGTCTTGGATGGATGCGTTCATCGGCAATATGCACGGCTCTATGGGTGAGGTCTCTACGCTGGCCATACTTATTGGAGGTGGGGTCTTGCTATGGACGGGAATTGCATCCTGGCGCATCGTCGCGGGTGTGTTAATTGGTATGTTTGCGCTAACAACCCTGTTCAATGCCTTGGATAGTGGTAGCAATCTAATGATGGCAATGCCTTGGCACTGGCATTTGGTTTTAGGTGGATTTGCATTTGGTATGATGTTCATGGCGACAGACCCGGTGTCTGCGTCGATGACAAATACTGGAAAATGGGCTTATGGTGCGCTGATTGGCATGATGGTAGTCCTGATCCGTGTGGTAAACCCCGCCTTTCCAGAAGGGATGATGTTGGCAATTTTGTTTGCCAATTTATTCGCACCTTTAATCGACCATTTTGTGGTGCAGGCAAACATCAAGCGGAGGTTGGCTCGTGGCTAA
- a CDS encoding Na(+)-translocating NADH-quinone reductase subunit C, protein MANNDSTQRTLLVAVILCIVCALVVSSAAVLLKPAQVVNKALDRKANILAAAGMLIPGESIEAQFEQVTTKIVDLRTGKFTDDVSLEGFDQAKVAKDSDTSIALGDDDLAKIKRRENYAMVYLIGKEGDFDKVILPVRGYGLWSTLYGFLALENDFNTVVGLGFYQHGETPGLGGEIDNPKWKAMWPGKEIYDDGDVAIQLIKGNVDSSTPGAVNKVDALSGATLTSRGVGNLLQFWMGELGYQQFLNNLRSGEA, encoded by the coding sequence GTGGCTAATAACGACAGTACACAGAGAACGCTGCTGGTTGCCGTAATTCTCTGTATCGTATGTGCACTGGTAGTTTCCAGTGCAGCAGTATTGCTTAAACCAGCTCAGGTGGTAAATAAAGCGTTAGACCGCAAGGCCAACATTTTAGCCGCAGCAGGTATGCTGATACCGGGTGAGAGTATTGAGGCCCAGTTTGAGCAAGTAACAACCAAGATTGTTGATTTACGTACGGGTAAATTCACCGATGACGTTTCTTTGGAAGGCTTTGATCAAGCAAAAGTAGCCAAAGACAGCGACACTTCAATTGCCTTAGGTGATGACGATCTTGCCAAGATTAAGCGTCGTGAAAATTACGCGATGGTTTATCTTATTGGTAAAGAAGGTGATTTCGATAAAGTCATATTGCCAGTGCGCGGTTATGGACTTTGGTCAACTTTGTACGGGTTTTTGGCCTTAGAAAATGACTTTAATACGGTAGTGGGACTTGGATTTTACCAACACGGTGAAACTCCCGGTCTAGGTGGAGAAATAGACAACCCTAAATGGAAAGCTATGTGGCCGGGTAAAGAAATTTACGATGATGGCGATGTGGCAATTCAGTTAATAAAGGGTAATGTCGATTCATCTACGCCTGGCGCGGTGAATAAAGTGGACGCGCTATCCGGTGCAACATTAACCAGTCGCGGTGTCGGCAACCTTTTACAGTTCTGGATGGGTGAGCTGGGTTACCAACAATTCTTAAACAATTTGCGCTCAGGGGAGGCATAA
- a CDS encoding NADH:ubiquinone reductase (Na(+)-transporting) subunit D: MSTMRDALTNPIIKNNPIALQILGICSALAVTSSLKVTLVMCISVILVTACSSFAVSLIRNQIPGSIRIIVQMVIIASLVIVVDQLLKAYAFAISKQLSVFVGLIITNCIVMGRAEGFAMKNPPLASFVDGIGNGLGYSVVLISVAVVRELFGSGKLLGYEILPLVTDGGWYVPNGLLLLPPSAFFLIGVFIWIVRSVKKDQVEKEEFKITKNTRSVKEAF, from the coding sequence ATGTCTACAATGAGAGACGCCTTAACTAATCCGATTATTAAAAATAACCCCATCGCTTTGCAGATACTCGGTATCTGCTCGGCGTTGGCGGTGACATCCAGCTTGAAAGTGACGCTGGTAATGTGTATTTCGGTGATATTGGTGACGGCCTGTTCCAGTTTTGCGGTATCGCTTATTCGCAATCAAATACCTGGCAGTATTCGTATTATTGTACAGATGGTAATTATTGCCTCGCTAGTAATAGTGGTGGATCAATTGCTAAAGGCCTATGCCTTTGCGATTAGTAAGCAGTTATCGGTGTTTGTTGGCTTGATCATTACCAACTGTATTGTCATGGGGCGTGCGGAAGGTTTCGCAATGAAAAACCCACCACTGGCAAGCTTTGTAGACGGTATTGGCAACGGACTGGGTTATAGCGTAGTGCTTATTAGTGTTGCGGTGGTGAGAGAGTTATTTGGCTCTGGAAAACTGCTTGGTTACGAAATATTGCCACTTGTTACCGACGGTGGTTGGTATGTTCCAAATGGCCTTTTATTACTGCCGCCAAGTGCGTTCTTTTTGATTGGTGTTTTTATCTGGATTGTTCGCTCGGTGAAAAAAGATCAAGTTGAAAAGGAAGAGTTCAAAATCACCAAAAATACCCGCAGTGTTAAGGAGGCTTTTTAA